CGCGCCAGATGCCGCTGAAGTCGGGTTGGTCGCTCATGGCGGATCTCCTCCTGGCTTGCGTCTCGTCGGCGCCCACTCCTCCGCGAGGATCGCCCACCGCTCGTGGTCCCGCCACCGGCCACCGATCTTCAGGTAACGCGGCGAGTACCCTTCGCGCCTGAAGCCGAGCCGGCGGACCAGGGCGATCGACGCGCGGTTCTCGGGCTGGATGTTCGCTTCGAGCCGGTGCAGCTTGAGCGTCCTGAAGGCGTGGGCGATCACCAGCCTCATGCCCTCCGTCATGTACCCCTTGCCGGCGTGGGGATGGAAACCGTAGTACCCGAGGTAGGCGCTCCGAAAGTGGCCGCGCACGATCTCGCCGAGATTCACGACGCCGACGATCTCCGCCGTGGCCCGAAGGCAGACG
The sequence above is a segment of the Terriglobia bacterium genome. Coding sequences within it:
- a CDS encoding GNAT family N-acetyltransferase; this translates as MRVGIRALEPGDREEFLAAVRRSRGFHRPWVQPPSSAMLFHAYVVRSRRVAHESHLVCLRATAEIVGVVNLGEIVRGHFRSAYLGYYGFHPHAGKGYMTEGMRLVIAHAFRTLKLHRLEANIQPENRASIALVRRLGFRREGYSPRYLKIGGRWRDHERWAILAEEWAPTRRKPGGDPP